One segment of Theobroma cacao cultivar B97-61/B2 chromosome 9, Criollo_cocoa_genome_V2, whole genome shotgun sequence DNA contains the following:
- the LOC18589937 gene encoding F-box protein PP2-B11: MTTPATAEYSCQKTKMGNYDTKEDQMKENIGEEGIGLDHQGAALFLNELPEECVAKILSATTPADACRLSCLSATFRSAAASDSVWNSFLPPDYQTILSRWAEADSSSLTFSSKKDLFFHLCHVPILVDEGRKSFSLDKWSGKKSYMIAPRDLLIAWGNTPAYWAWISHPESRFKEVAKLNYVWWLEIRGMISTSKLSPDTNYAAYLVFKLRHAFGFNDYPAEVSLTLGADKVCTKSVALDPMIESRPCRRRVGHWYEPSLIDHSVMCRLERSKERADGWLEIELGDFFNRYGEDEVEMSVMEAKAGIAKGGLIVQGIEIRPKKV, translated from the exons ATGACAACCCCTGCGACTGCTGAATATAGCtgtcaaaaaacaaaaatggggAATTACGATACTAAGGAAGACCAGATGAAGGAGAATATTGGAGAAGAAGGGATTGGGCTTGATCACCAGGGTGCTGCTCTTTTTTTGAATGAATTACCGGAAGAATGCGTAGCCAAAATCCTTTCTGCTACCACCCCTGCCGATGCTTGCAGATTGTCCTGTCTTTCTGCCACTTTCAGATCAGCTGCTGCTTCTGATAGCGTCTGGAACAGTTTCCTGCCGCCTGATTATCAAACCATTTTATCAAGATGGGCCGAGGCTGACTCCTCTTCACTTACTTTCTCTTCCAAGAAAGACCTGTTTTTCCATCTTTGTCATGTCCCTATCCTCGTTGATGAAGGCAGAAAG agtttttcacTGGACAAATGGAGTGGCAAGAAAAGCTACATGATTGCTCCAAGAGATCTGCTGATTGCCTGGGGAAACACACCGGCTTATTGGGCTTGGATTTCCCATCCAGAATCCAG GTTTAAGGAGGTGGCCAAGCTGAATTATGTGTGGTGGCTTGAAATCCGTGGCATGATTAGTACCTCCAAGCTGTCACCAGATACAAACTATGCAGCTTATCTTGTGTTCAAGCTGAGACATGCCTTCGGCTTTAATGACTATCCTGCAGAGGTTTCACTGACACTTGGAGCTGATAAAGTTTGTACGAAATCTGTTGCTCTAGACCCCATGATTGAGAGTAGGCCTTGTCGACGGCGTGTCGGGCATTGGTATGAGCCGTCATTGATAGACCATAGTGTCATGTGCAGGCTGGAACGTTCAAAGGAGAGAGCAGATGGGTGGCTAGAAATTGAGTTAGGTGACTTCTTCAATAGATATGGAGAAGATGAAGTAGAAATGAGTGTTATGGAGGCAAAGGCTGGTATTGCCAAGGGTGGTCTTATTGTACAAGGGATTGAGATTAGGCCTAAAAAGGTGTAA